A single Leptospira kirschneri serovar Cynopteri str. 3522 CT DNA region contains:
- a CDS encoding YncE family protein, which translates to MVSNNGDISDGTITPGSSPAVIAPNLLYATNENSNTVTYFNATNGNYINGTLAASSFTTGANPWGVAVNPSANILYVTNINSNTVTYFNATNGNYINGTLVASSFVTGNNVLSVAVNPSANILYVINRISDTVTYFNATNGNYINGTLAASSFATQLGGMSWGLEVNPTANILYVTNFNSNNVTYFNATNGNYMNGTLPASSFVTGAGPTRVLYNPSTNILYVINSGSNTVTYFNATNGNYINGTLAASSFVTGAGPWGAAVNPSANILYVTNNTGNTVTYFNATNGNYINGTLAASSFVTGNNPKWVDYNPSANILYVANYFSNTVTYFNATNGNYINGTLAASSFTTGTNPNLVRVNP; encoded by the coding sequence ATGGTATCGAATAATGGAGATATCTCCGACGGAACGATTACTCCCGGTTCGTCTCCAGCCGTCATCGCCCCCAATCTTTTATACGCCACAAATGAAAATTCGAATACGGTGACTTATTTTAATGCCACGAACGGAAATTATATCAACGGCACGTTAGCAGCTTCCAGTTTTACTACAGGCGCAAATCCTTGGGGAGTCGCGGTCAATCCGTCCGCCAACATTTTATACGTTACGAATATCAACTCGAATACGGTAACTTATTTCAATGCAACGAATGGGAATTATATCAACGGCACTCTGGTTGCTTCTAGTTTTGTTACGGGAAACAACGTATTGTCGGTCGCAGTCAATCCATCCGCCAATATCTTATACGTCATAAATCGAATTTCGGACACGGTTACCTACTTCAACGCAACGAACGGGAATTATATCAACGGCACTCTGGCAGCTTCCAGTTTTGCCACGCAGTTAGGAGGAATGTCATGGGGTCTTGAAGTCAATCCAACTGCCAACATCTTATATGTTACGAACTTTAATAGTAATAATGTAACTTACTTTAATGCGACGAATGGGAATTATATGAACGGCACGTTGCCAGCCTCCAGTTTTGTTACGGGAGCAGGTCCGACCCGAGTTTTATACAATCCTTCCACCAACATTCTATACGTGATAAACTCCGGTAGTAATACGGTAACATACTTCAATGCGACAAACGGAAATTATATTAACGGCACGTTGGCTGCTTCCAGTTTTGTCACGGGTGCAGGTCCGTGGGGCGCCGCAGTCAACCCATCCGCCAACATTTTATACGTTACGAACAACACAGGTAACACGGTAACTTATTTCAATGCGACAAACGGAAATTATATCAACGGCACGTTGGCTGCTTCTAGTTTTGTTACGGGAAACAATCCAAAGTGGGTCGATTATAACCCTTCCGCGAACATCTTATATGTTGCAAACTATTTTAGTAATACGGTAACTTACTTCAATGCGACAAACGGAAATTATATCAATGGCACGCTGGCAGCTTCCAGTTTTACTACGGGAACAAATCCGAATTTGGTTAGAGTCAATCCTTGA
- a CDS encoding LA_0442/LA_0875 N-terminal domain-containing protein has translation MKNLAFRFLLIFAVFISFPLLGAQTILLKNGTSLKGDVTGQNEKVITVRTADGETQTISKRSILKVIYRDVNEDEAKRIRQEEEIKIQEAKSVEDKKKIEDEAIRSPFETKTTGSRNRWSLVWRSAVFPGWGHYKSDRKKIGIVYGSLFWSGVILTLIVSDRVGEKKSEYENSARIGQISDYALIREMIVHEKRSEYKKSIDDYQNLTMGTVLVYLIQLTHSYFTGIDWEKEEIAITPQGSILKKGIQLDSMKETNFLNSEYRAFDWKTEVRYSWFF, from the coding sequence TTGAAGAATTTAGCGTTCCGGTTCTTGTTGATCTTTGCAGTATTCATTTCTTTTCCTCTTTTGGGAGCGCAGACGATTCTTCTGAAAAATGGAACCTCTCTCAAAGGAGATGTGACCGGTCAAAACGAAAAGGTCATTACGGTTCGTACCGCGGACGGAGAAACGCAGACGATTTCCAAGAGAAGTATTTTGAAAGTCATCTATCGGGACGTGAACGAAGACGAAGCGAAACGAATCCGCCAAGAAGAAGAGATTAAAATTCAAGAAGCAAAATCGGTGGAAGATAAAAAGAAAATCGAGGATGAGGCGATTCGTAGTCCGTTCGAAACAAAAACTACCGGAAGCAGAAATCGTTGGAGTTTAGTTTGGAGGTCTGCGGTGTTTCCAGGTTGGGGACATTACAAATCCGATCGAAAAAAAATTGGAATTGTGTATGGTTCACTTTTTTGGTCCGGAGTGATTTTAACTTTGATTGTATCGGATCGAGTCGGAGAAAAAAAATCGGAGTATGAAAATTCTGCGCGTATCGGACAAATTAGCGACTACGCTTTAATCAGAGAAATGATCGTACATGAAAAACGTTCCGAATATAAAAAATCTATCGACGACTATCAAAATTTGACGATGGGAACCGTTCTCGTTTATTTGATTCAATTGACTCATTCTTATTTTACGGGTATCGATTGGGAAAAAGAGGAAATTGCGATTACACCACAGGGTTCGATTCTTAAAAAAGGAATCCAATTGGATTCTATGAAGGAAACCAATTTCTTAAACTCGGAATATAGGGCTTTCGATTGGAAAACGGAAGTTCGATATAGTTGGTTTTTTTAA
- a CDS encoding tetratricopeptide repeat protein: MAEANSTPLSEAELEQVRSILQPLSKNPDISEELNPMLSVFRQKMGYGTQMSSHDDIVEETETTESNSDLEEEEFAESESPQRPPTKIFEDDDIDLDELLAEPGQASEASPSTDDFSFEEEPNADSGDPFANFGMDSEPASDSLGDDFGFPETSPTSGSDDFSFGEEPTADTSDPFAGLAESTSEGGTDFSSEPMDDFSSSSDLDTFTSTPDTSGDPFADMETPSSGEDDFGLSGSESEDDVKSPADDDFFSQPMDSEPSSAETDPFADFGDLGSPAQDPFSDLSATVSEDPFADFVPSTEEDTLSDIVTNTDTSFDTFSPDLESDTEGGDFDSGSSFGLEADLQGLASEEKEEIDKGLKDEELAIIQKEILRYPPTLRRAVIDSIVQDKLTPRDQKGLLELIKIESSAQEIADFLSGVLGEPVSVSQRMSGFSKDGVPIISTDPVYTKEGLQRQKKLIRRTILGIAAAIFIVVGGTLFYRNFIVPNQAAQYYDQGLTLIREAGAYPKNSETRKRKFFEAEESFARGENILPNHLKYLNLYGIEYTRVEEYDRAFEKLFGKVSPDFGAGGEEPSSNAWNKREKVPIITLSKGQIWDNGKLPIAGKVVNENLMTLVAQDEIQRKILKAGAYIVMRLEKQTHDNPTYKNLGRFHSSIMPSFTESSLGGGKYKNDQLAINFYKQVYTDGNEPYDEESTAGIAKIYYNRREFGKAASFYNKIVEIDPSSPMGQGGLLSTYIEMWKEDGNPQFVINHHRQIKNNLEIEKKLSLHVLSKLASFYTNLNKKELRIRYNINPIDQVSGMEVNDNALEILDLIYHKTEKDPVTGTEIEGSNYAEGYYQRGRYFASIKESIQARRFFEKAATLDPAHYLASMELGENAIRLANFGEADKLLNESLKRFETFKQSYGAREEDETLIQGNVGRIYFDKARIQYLSAAGIHEKDKITEFPGRKIYPFRARAAMDTTAKTRSMELKNSLEGFSKAESVQTDENEYTLIRRWRTPLPPEIQRELRYFKGWVDYMSGDFAASLNEWSGFEDEEEYNHSTLLMGKANAFFYTGQYKASLGNYLKVQDDMEEKLLNMGLPKPDDPYHQEVYQTLVAVYNNIGAVYEKQGNTSEALKHYWKAIETARKINEVSEIAMSNKDLMFKKEAIGQDPLLEDWLSPTLDSVKKLTRE; the protein is encoded by the coding sequence ATGGCCGAGGCGAATTCTACCCCATTGAGCGAAGCTGAATTAGAGCAAGTTCGTTCTATTCTACAGCCTCTATCCAAAAATCCGGACATTTCGGAAGAACTCAATCCGATGCTTTCCGTATTCCGTCAGAAAATGGGATACGGAACTCAGATGTCTTCTCACGACGACATAGTAGAAGAAACAGAAACTACAGAATCTAACTCCGACTTGGAGGAGGAAGAATTCGCTGAATCTGAAAGCCCTCAAAGACCTCCCACTAAAATTTTTGAAGACGACGACATAGATCTAGACGAACTTTTAGCAGAACCAGGACAAGCCTCAGAAGCAAGTCCATCGACTGATGATTTTTCTTTTGAAGAAGAACCTAACGCAGACTCAGGCGATCCATTTGCAAATTTTGGAATGGATTCCGAACCTGCCTCCGACTCATTGGGTGATGATTTCGGATTCCCCGAAACTTCTCCAACAAGCGGCTCTGATGATTTTTCTTTTGGGGAAGAACCGACCGCAGACACGTCCGATCCTTTTGCCGGTTTAGCAGAATCGACATCCGAGGGTGGAACCGACTTTAGTTCGGAACCAATGGATGATTTCTCTTCATCCTCCGACTTGGATACGTTCACTTCTACTCCGGACACGTCGGGAGATCCATTTGCGGACATGGAAACTCCAAGTTCAGGAGAAGACGATTTTGGACTTTCGGGATCAGAGTCTGAAGATGACGTTAAGTCTCCAGCCGATGACGATTTTTTCAGTCAACCAATGGACTCTGAACCTTCTTCGGCGGAAACCGATCCTTTTGCAGACTTTGGTGATTTAGGTTCTCCGGCACAAGATCCATTTTCAGATCTTTCTGCTACCGTTTCGGAAGATCCATTTGCAGACTTTGTTCCCTCCACAGAAGAAGACACGTTATCCGACATCGTTACAAACACAGATACGTCCTTCGACACTTTCAGCCCTGATTTAGAATCGGATACAGAAGGAGGAGACTTCGATTCCGGAAGTTCTTTCGGTTTAGAAGCTGATCTACAAGGACTTGCAAGCGAAGAAAAAGAAGAAATAGACAAAGGACTCAAAGACGAAGAACTCGCGATCATTCAAAAAGAAATTCTAAGATACCCTCCTACACTTCGTCGTGCGGTGATAGACTCAATCGTTCAAGATAAACTCACTCCTAGGGATCAAAAAGGTCTTTTAGAATTAATTAAGATCGAAAGTTCGGCCCAAGAAATTGCAGACTTCCTCTCTGGTGTTTTAGGAGAACCCGTTTCTGTTTCCCAAAGAATGAGCGGATTTTCCAAAGACGGAGTCCCTATCATTTCTACAGATCCTGTTTATACAAAAGAAGGACTTCAAAGACAGAAAAAATTAATACGAAGAACGATCTTAGGAATCGCCGCCGCCATCTTTATTGTAGTAGGTGGAACCTTATTTTATAGAAATTTTATCGTTCCCAACCAAGCGGCCCAATACTACGACCAGGGTTTAACTCTGATTCGAGAAGCAGGCGCTTATCCTAAAAACAGCGAAACCAGAAAGAGAAAATTTTTCGAAGCAGAAGAATCTTTCGCGAGAGGCGAGAACATTCTACCTAATCATCTCAAATATCTGAACCTCTATGGAATCGAATACACACGAGTTGAGGAATACGATCGCGCTTTTGAAAAACTATTCGGCAAGGTAAGTCCCGATTTTGGAGCGGGAGGAGAAGAGCCTTCTTCTAACGCTTGGAATAAAAGAGAAAAAGTACCTATCATCACACTTTCCAAAGGCCAAATTTGGGACAACGGTAAACTTCCAATTGCCGGTAAAGTAGTAAATGAAAATCTTATGACTTTAGTAGCCCAAGACGAAATTCAAAGAAAAATTCTGAAAGCGGGCGCGTATATCGTAATGCGTTTGGAAAAACAAACTCACGACAATCCTACCTATAAAAATCTTGGAAGATTTCATTCTTCGATCATGCCTTCGTTCACCGAATCTTCGTTAGGTGGTGGAAAGTATAAAAACGATCAGTTAGCGATCAATTTTTATAAACAGGTTTATACAGACGGAAACGAACCTTATGACGAAGAATCTACGGCTGGAATCGCAAAAATTTATTACAACCGTAGAGAATTCGGCAAAGCGGCATCCTTTTATAATAAAATTGTAGAAATCGATCCATCGAGTCCAATGGGACAAGGTGGTTTACTTTCCACTTATATAGAGATGTGGAAGGAAGACGGAAATCCTCAATTTGTGATCAATCATCACAGACAAATTAAAAATAATTTAGAGATAGAAAAAAAACTTTCTCTTCACGTTCTTTCTAAACTCGCTTCCTTTTACACAAATCTGAACAAAAAAGAATTAAGAATTCGTTATAATATCAATCCGATAGATCAGGTTTCCGGAATGGAAGTCAACGACAACGCTCTTGAAATTTTGGATTTGATTTATCATAAAACTGAAAAAGATCCTGTCACCGGAACAGAAATCGAAGGTTCTAATTACGCGGAAGGATACTATCAAAGAGGAAGATATTTTGCTTCGATCAAAGAGTCGATTCAAGCTAGACGATTTTTTGAAAAAGCGGCTACACTAGATCCAGCACATTATTTAGCTTCTATGGAACTTGGGGAAAACGCAATTCGTTTGGCAAACTTTGGAGAAGCAGATAAATTATTAAATGAATCTCTCAAACGTTTTGAAACCTTCAAACAAAGTTACGGTGCGAGAGAAGAAGACGAAACTTTGATTCAAGGAAACGTTGGTCGTATCTATTTCGACAAAGCAAGAATCCAGTATTTATCTGCAGCAGGAATCCACGAAAAGGATAAGATCACAGAATTTCCAGGCCGTAAAATTTATCCGTTCCGAGCAAGGGCCGCCATGGATACGACCGCTAAAACCAGATCGATGGAACTCAAAAATTCCTTGGAAGGTTTTTCTAAAGCGGAATCGGTTCAAACCGACGAAAACGAATATACTCTGATACGCAGGTGGAGAACCCCTCTTCCGCCCGAAATTCAAAGAGAACTTCGTTATTTTAAAGGTTGGGTGGATTACATGAGTGGTGACTTTGCCGCTTCTTTAAACGAATGGTCTGGTTTTGAAGACGAAGAAGAATACAATCATTCCACTTTGCTCATGGGCAAAGCAAATGCCTTTTTTTATACCGGTCAATACAAGGCGAGTTTAGGAAACTACCTTAAAGTTCAAGACGACATGGAAGAAAAACTTTTGAATATGGGGCTTCCTAAACCGGACGATCCGTATCATCAAGAAGTATATCAAACGTTAGTCGCCGTTTACAATAACATCGGCGCCGTTTATGAAAAACAAGGAAACACTTCGGAAGCTCTAAAACACTATTGGAAAGCTATCGAAACCGCAAGAAAAATTAACGAAGTCTCCGAAATTGCAATGTCAAACAAGGATCTTATGTTCAAAAAAGAAGCCATCGGACAAGATCCTCTTTTAGAAGATTGGCTGTCTCCTACGTTAGACAGCGTTAAAAAATTAACAAGAGAATGA
- a CDS encoding PaaI family thioesterase encodes MPEANTQEFAEYFQEQDRFAHKIGYKILSVSPGKSEYEISVDDTFFNPVKIVHGGALFSAMDSSAGAAMAAWIRSSDLKYKFMATASAEIKYRKSVTKGKIRIQSKITDQKRSIVKLHSQAFDEEENLVAELFSTWVVKLEN; translated from the coding sequence ATGCCGGAAGCAAATACTCAAGAATTTGCAGAATATTTTCAGGAACAGGACCGCTTTGCTCATAAAATCGGTTATAAAATTCTTTCCGTTAGTCCAGGGAAGAGTGAGTACGAAATTTCAGTCGATGATACTTTTTTCAATCCAGTAAAGATCGTTCATGGAGGCGCGCTTTTTTCGGCAATGGATAGTTCCGCTGGAGCCGCTATGGCAGCTTGGATCCGATCTTCCGATTTAAAATATAAATTTATGGCAACTGCGTCCGCAGAAATCAAATACCGTAAAAGTGTCACAAAAGGAAAGATTAGAATTCAAAGTAAAATTACCGATCAAAAACGTTCAATCGTAAAATTGCACTCTCAAGCTTTCGATGAAGAGGAAAACTTAGTAGCGGAATTATTTTCCACCTGGGTAGTAAAATTAGAAAATTAA
- the serA gene encoding phosphoglycerate dehydrogenase — translation MISFPKDKIQVLLLENVHQDAFDMFQKDGFNVRLLPAAFSEKELLDEIENIHVLGIRSKTNITPVILEKAKRLLTIGCFCIGTNQVDLAGAEKKGIPVFNAPYSNTRSVAELVISEIIMLARRVPDHIRNTHSGIWNKISKNCFEVRGKTIGIVGYGHIGSQVSVLAEAMGMKVIYYDIQTVLPLGNATPVSSYEELLKNSDFISFHVPETPQTMNLYGKKEIEVTKKGAYMINLSRGKVVDLEALAKAIQSGRIAGAGIDVFPEEPESNNDPFLTPMQNLPNVILTPHIGGSTEEAQRNIGSEVASKLLKFINNGSTTFSVNFPNLEITPLPAGQYRILNVHKNQPGFLKDINSMVSAIGANISSQHLGTSAEIGYLSMVIDKSVGDELKEKIEKHPFSIKTRILY, via the coding sequence ATGATTTCATTTCCAAAAGATAAAATCCAAGTTCTCCTTTTAGAAAACGTCCACCAAGACGCGTTTGATATGTTTCAAAAAGACGGGTTTAATGTACGCCTTCTTCCCGCTGCTTTTTCGGAAAAAGAACTTTTAGACGAAATCGAAAATATTCACGTTTTAGGAATTAGAAGTAAAACCAATATTACTCCCGTCATTTTAGAAAAAGCTAAAAGACTTTTGACAATCGGTTGTTTTTGTATCGGAACCAATCAAGTGGATCTTGCCGGAGCAGAAAAAAAAGGAATTCCTGTTTTTAACGCCCCCTATTCTAATACTCGTTCTGTAGCAGAATTAGTAATTTCAGAAATCATCATGTTGGCCAGAAGAGTTCCAGATCATATTCGAAACACTCACTCTGGTATTTGGAATAAAATTTCCAAAAATTGTTTTGAGGTTCGAGGTAAGACGATCGGAATCGTGGGTTATGGTCATATCGGAAGTCAGGTTTCAGTCCTTGCAGAAGCGATGGGGATGAAAGTGATCTACTACGATATTCAAACGGTTCTCCCTCTTGGAAATGCAACTCCAGTTTCCAGTTATGAAGAGCTTTTAAAAAATTCAGACTTTATTTCTTTTCACGTTCCCGAAACTCCACAAACGATGAATCTTTATGGAAAAAAAGAAATCGAAGTCACTAAAAAAGGCGCTTATATGATCAACCTTTCCAGAGGAAAGGTTGTGGATCTGGAAGCTCTTGCAAAAGCGATCCAATCGGGTCGTATTGCTGGAGCGGGAATAGACGTTTTTCCGGAGGAACCCGAATCCAACAACGATCCATTCCTAACTCCTATGCAAAACCTTCCAAATGTAATTTTGACTCCTCATATAGGTGGTAGCACCGAAGAAGCTCAAAGAAACATTGGTTCCGAAGTTGCCAGTAAACTTTTGAAATTCATAAACAACGGTTCCACTACATTTTCAGTAAATTTTCCCAATTTGGAAATTACTCCATTACCCGCAGGTCAATATAGAATTTTGAACGTCCACAAAAACCAACCAGGGTTTTTAAAAGACATCAACTCCATGGTATCCGCAATCGGCGCCAATATCAGTTCTCAACATTTAGGAACCAGTGCAGAAATCGGTTATCTTTCCATGGTAATCGATAAATCTGTAGGAGACGAATTGAAAGAAAAAATCGAAAAACATCCTTTTTCGATCAAAACTAGAATTCTTTACTAA
- a CDS encoding carbohydrate-binding protein, translating into MLFRKLIELLFRMKSIPKIKILLVLLLTISVAIGADDAGNWIGSFSSEDYEDFLEPIEKEKIYYYWQMEKLKRAVAPRYIRYIDSSLTLETGKLLNRGILFTFEGIENEEVSVCGNFSLWRCIPLKKNDHGVFYTVFDPESRDTIREELKILEYKFRVDGLFTHDPSNPDSVEDGDGSLVSRLIAIPAGPNKLVTTRILEDSPYEELEYRTVEFRIYAPDAEMVTLVGDFNHWDPEEDILKKEKEVFTLIKKMKPGNYLYNFVQDGKIILDTFNQNTRLREDTGEISSYLIVPERSYALERK; encoded by the coding sequence ATGCTTTTTAGAAAATTGATCGAACTTCTATTCAGAATGAAATCGATCCCTAAAATAAAAATTTTATTAGTACTACTTCTAACGATTAGTGTAGCCATAGGCGCCGACGATGCGGGGAATTGGATCGGCTCTTTTTCATCGGAAGACTACGAGGATTTTTTAGAACCAATAGAAAAAGAAAAAATTTATTATTACTGGCAGATGGAAAAGTTGAAAAGGGCGGTGGCTCCTAGATACATTCGTTATATAGATTCTTCTTTAACATTAGAAACTGGAAAACTTCTCAACCGAGGGATTTTATTTACTTTTGAAGGAATTGAAAATGAAGAAGTTTCCGTTTGTGGAAACTTTTCTCTCTGGAGATGTATTCCTTTGAAAAAAAACGATCACGGAGTTTTTTATACAGTATTTGATCCGGAGAGTAGGGACACGATTCGCGAAGAACTCAAAATATTAGAATATAAATTTAGAGTGGACGGCTTATTTACCCATGATCCGTCTAACCCCGATTCGGTGGAAGACGGAGACGGTTCTTTGGTTTCTAGATTGATTGCGATTCCAGCCGGACCGAATAAATTGGTGACTACTCGGATTTTGGAAGATTCTCCTTATGAGGAACTAGAATATAGAACTGTGGAATTTAGAATTTACGCTCCGGATGCGGAGATGGTTACACTTGTGGGAGATTTCAATCACTGGGATCCGGAAGAAGATATTTTAAAAAAGGAAAAAGAAGTATTTACACTCATTAAAAAAATGAAGCCTGGAAATTATCTCTATAACTTTGTTCAGGATGGAAAGATCATTTTAGATACGTTCAACCAAAATACAAGACTTAGGGAAGATACTGGTGAAATTTCTTCTTATCTGATCGTCCCCGAACGCTCCTATGCTTTGGAGAGAAAATAG
- a CDS encoding LIC11996 family lipoprotein has product MKKYYFILMLLSFLNCYKFEESFWDPKGTFGLLRILASASNGYTNFMLNKYSAFRSAGTGMYISYVRRNFGSSDNPKNRIDLIIAYENSTDMIPTNVPMIGEQITSMIGFGFNPMNSNNYSILFEVKTVDSSGFSTYEYYYWTGSALPRSGSRMTFTKIIASEKIVGFGTYNVGVTEKAVFCEEPASGGVTTCYNVNNDFTNRVTIAGPIGTKCTYIIRNNAVGWCVDSLAGPGYSFYSTDGTINAFGVQPVGLVANYKTLPFDSFTGSYNFDIQSDFTQSHYIEHTNDLVRITTTAGDLTSLGGPLTSPGNSNQTTVSASGILVTDVINPVRSFNVGASTFLSFIAIPNSLTAPSAYLYRTLNTGNSWERINLTDLDLPAPEFTEDQTPSYTSALGVFGTNSGTEKLHVFINKKGSGLKRYVSTSSGVSWTLQETIQVTSE; this is encoded by the coding sequence ATGAAAAAATATTATTTTATTCTAATGTTATTGTCATTTTTGAATTGTTATAAATTTGAAGAAAGTTTTTGGGATCCCAAAGGAACTTTCGGCTTACTTCGAATTTTAGCTTCTGCTTCCAACGGTTATACGAATTTTATGTTAAACAAATATTCTGCCTTTCGATCCGCAGGTACGGGTATGTATATTTCTTATGTTCGTAGGAATTTCGGTAGTTCGGACAATCCTAAAAATAGAATCGATCTGATCATCGCTTACGAAAATTCTACGGATATGATTCCCACCAATGTTCCGATGATAGGAGAACAGATTACGAGTATGATCGGATTTGGATTCAATCCGATGAACTCTAATAACTACTCAATTCTTTTCGAAGTCAAAACCGTAGATTCTTCAGGTTTTTCTACTTACGAATATTACTATTGGACTGGTTCTGCACTTCCACGGTCTGGATCTAGAATGACATTTACAAAAATAATCGCATCAGAAAAAATCGTAGGTTTTGGAACGTATAACGTAGGTGTAACGGAAAAAGCGGTATTTTGTGAAGAACCTGCTTCTGGAGGTGTAACCACTTGTTATAACGTAAATAACGATTTTACGAATCGGGTTACAATCGCGGGACCGATTGGCACAAAATGTACTTATATAATAAGAAATAACGCAGTGGGTTGGTGTGTTGATTCATTGGCTGGTCCAGGTTATTCGTTTTATTCTACAGACGGAACAATTAATGCATTTGGGGTGCAGCCGGTAGGTTTGGTTGCAAATTACAAAACTCTTCCTTTTGATTCTTTCACTGGAAGTTATAACTTCGATATACAATCCGATTTTACTCAATCGCATTACATTGAACATACGAACGACTTGGTTCGAATCACTACCACAGCAGGGGATTTGACTTCGTTAGGTGGCCCACTTACTTCTCCTGGAAATTCCAATCAGACGACCGTCTCTGCTTCTGGTATTTTAGTTACAGATGTAATCAATCCGGTTCGTTCCTTTAACGTCGGGGCTTCTACATTCTTGTCGTTTATTGCAATTCCAAATTCCTTAACGGCTCCTTCTGCTTATTTATATAGAACACTGAATACTGGTAATTCTTGGGAACGAATTAACCTTACCGATTTAGATTTACCCGCTCCGGAGTTTACGGAGGATCAGACGCCAAGTTATACTTCTGCGTTAGGTGTGTTTGGAACAAATTCTGGAACAGAAAAATTGCATGTGTTTATCAATAAAAAAGGATCTGGTTTGAAACGTTATGTTTCCACAAGTAGCGGAGTTAGTTGGACTTTGCAGGAAACAATTCAGGTGACTTCCGAATAA